A single region of the Liolophura sinensis isolate JHLJ2023 chromosome 9, CUHK_Ljap_v2, whole genome shotgun sequence genome encodes:
- the LOC135475654 gene encoding LOW QUALITY PROTEIN: ankyrin-2-like (The sequence of the model RefSeq protein was modified relative to this genomic sequence to represent the inferred CDS: deleted 1 base in 1 codon) — protein MSIRDIDVVLYEARDGIKCPGTIQSNLFQHLLISLKEKPLEFHAYAGKQLVYLLSLHGVDINMRTDSGNTPLQEYLDFPTVHPAVVEAFLRCNADAYAPNKEGRTPFALAYFNPRLAKALKAVFMQYVPGLWRAVEGDDVMNVRKLVNQWCHTNIFKDGKSLTQLACDAGSENVVRVVRDIKPSMDLAHAVLSTDVQRARLILTSGDTVNVNFHNMGDLGATPLNYAILNNDCEMVDLLLDNGARLDIPLTQGEHEIPLFMSLLSGDHEIEVKTLCKVVDRLSKNNMKKMFFRGSNLLLHCIDHDVEPEVVDCILKKGGAALLTCRDQDNLTARDLADISEKTRYVDLMDQVVSDWYFYPETDDCNRKLLCLHAYPSIPRVPLVPSHESDSGHSPDLKNRPTGHETDTFWDKREEYLRMVEQFHSAVEEGNLESAGQLIYVEHYSRNFEPCLADGRTKVNFQPALHKAVLRGNRDIMRLLVEAFLFLLGHRLDFVRDQFHRTVLHYAMAAEGSEDMVAYLAENGASEHVMDKDGRSPQVFKDRKGQSAMRDLLRYHLLQDFTQAEPDPWSVPMPVPIIGYLKKCAQDHKHGHRLGLSHHHHYHHHTTDRSHHHVKAAKNLSAIAQRTDDLDDEITEESETESNQETNRYEMEDKGEQLSPNQMHEQSSWCLIL, from the exons TCTGGTAACACTCCACTACAAGAATACCTCGACTTCCCAACTGTTCACCCGGCTGTAGTAGAGGCTTTCTTACGCTGTAACGCAGACGCTTATGCGCCAAACAAG GAGGGACGAACCCCGTTTGCCTTGGCCTATTTCAACCCACGGCTCGCGAAAGCATTGAAGGCGGTTTTTATGCAATATGTG CCAGGACTTTGGCGGGCCGTGGAAGGTGATGACGTCATGAATGTTCGGAAGCTGGTTAACCAATGGTGCCACACCAATATTTTCAAG GACGGCAAATCGTTGACCCAGCTAGCGTGTGACGCCGGGTCTGAAAATGTTGTACGCGTAGTACGGGACATCAAACCCTCCATG GATCTTGCCCATGCAGTCCTCAGCACAGACGTTCAGCGGGCCAGACTGATTCTAACATCCGGAGACACGGTTAATGTGAACTTCCACAACATG GGTGACCTAGGTGCCACGCCCTTG AACTACGCCATACTGAACAATGACTGTGAGATGGTGGACCTTCTTCTGGATAACGGAGCTAGATTGGACATACCGTTAACACAGGGTGAG cATGAGATACCTTTGTTCATGTCACTGTTATCTGGAGACCATGAAATTGAAGTGAAAACGTTATGCAAGGTTGTGGATAGACTGTccaaaaataacatgaaaaagaTGTTTTTCCGG GGCAGTAATCTTTTACTACACTGTATTGACCACGATGTAGAACCGGAAGTGGTAGACTGTATCCTGAAGAAAGGGGGCGCTGCTCTTCTCACGTGCCGTGACCAG GACAATCTCACCGCCAGGGATTTAGCGGATATCAGCGAGAAGACACGCTATGTGGATTTGATGGACCAG GTTGTATCGGATTGGTATTTTTACCCGGAAACAGATGACTGTAACAGGAAACTTTTATGCCTACACGCCTATCCTTCTATCCCTCGGGTGCCGTTGGTGCCCAGTCATGAATCAGATAGCGGTCATTCTCCTGACCTGAAAAACAGACCGACTGGACATGAGACGGACACATTCTGGGATAAACGCGAGGAATACTTG CGCATGGTTGAGCAGTTTCATTCAGCTGTTGAGGAAGGTAATCTGGAATCTGCCGGTCAACTGATATACGTGGAGCACTATTCCCGCAACTTTGAGCCTTGTTTGGCAGACGGTAGAACGAAG GTAAATTTCCAGCCAGCTTTACACAAGGCCGTCTTGAGGGGAAATCGAGACATCATGCGACTGTTGGTCGAGGCGTTCTTATTTCTCCTGGGCCATAGATTAGATTTTGTCCGTGACCAG ttcCACCGAACGGTGCTGCATTACGCAATGGCGGCTGAAGGATCAGAAGATATGGTGGCGTATCTGGCCGAAAATGGGGCGTCCGAACACGTTATGGATAAG GATGGCCGTTCACCACAGGTGTTCAAGGACCGGAAGGGCCAGTCGGCCATGAGAGACCTCTTGAGATACCATCTATTACAG GATTTTACTCAAGCTGAGCCAGACCCGTGGTCGGTACCTATGCCTGTTCCCATCATTGGTTACCTCAAAAAGTGTGCTCAGGATCATAAACACGGACACCGACTAGGCTtaagtcatcatcatcattatcatcaccaTACCACTGACAGAAGTCATCACCACGTTAAGGCTGCAAAAAACTTATCAGCAATAGCCCAAAGGACAGACGATCTCGATGATGAAATTACAGAggaaagtgaaactgaaagtaatCAAGAGACAAATCGATACGAAATGGAGGACAAAGGAGAACAGTTGAGTCCAAACCAAATGCATGAACAATCATCATGGTGTTTAATATTGTGA